The DNA region ATCGAGCGTGTTCTCGGGGTTGGCAATCTCGAATTCCCTCGCGACGTTGAGCAGTTCCTTCAGGTTCTCGACCCTCGTCATCGCCTCGATTGTGCCCTCGACTTCCAGAGCCGCGAGGTATCCCGTACGCTCGAGCACGTCCTCGACAAGCCGGAATAGCCCGGTGTGTTCTGCAAACGCCGTCATGAGAGCGTGGAAACCGGTCGCCGCTTTGGCGCCCGCCCCACGAACTCCCTCAATCTGGTCCGCCCTGCCCATGGCATCGAGAGGCGAGATCCCCTCGCGCCTGGCGTATGCCATGATCTTATCCATGGTGCTCTCGCCCAATCCGCGCTTGGGCACGCCGGCCGCGCGGCTCAGGCTGATGGAATCGTGCGGGTTGCGCAGCAGCTTCAGGTACGCCATTACGTCCTTTATCTCTCTGCGCTCGTAGAACCTGAGACCGCCCACCAGGTTGTACGGAACGTTCGAAGTCATGAATACCTCTTCAAACGCACGCGATTGCGCGTGCGTGCGGTACAGCACCGCGAACGAGGAGTACGGCAGGCCAAACAGCTTGCGCAACCTGGCGATTTCCTCCGTCACGAACGTGGCCTCGCCGTGCTGGTCGGGGGCGCGGTAGTAGATCATCCGCTGGCCCTGCCCGTTCTCCGTCCAGAGCCGCTTTTCCTTGCGCGACATGTTGTTGCGGATGATGTTCCAGGCGGCGTCCAATATGTTCTGCGTGGAGCGGTAGTTCTGCTCGAGTTTGACCACCTTCGCGTCGGGGTAGTCCCTCTCGAACTCCAGGATGTTGCGGATGTCAGCGCCGCGGAACTTGTATATCCCCTGATCGTCGTCGCCGACTACGAACACGTTCCGCTGGTCTCCCGCGAGCACCCTGACGAGCTCGTACTGCGCTCTGTTGGTGTCCTGGTACTCGTCCACGAGGATGTGCTGGAACTTGATCCTGTAGAACTCGAGCACGTCGGGCCTTTCGCGGAACAGCCTGAGCGTCTCCAGCAGCAGGTCGTCGAAATCCAGCGCGTTGTTGTCGCGGAGCTTCTTCTGGTACCGGCGGTATACCTCGGCCACCCGCTCCTCGAAGAAGCCGCGCGCACCCGCGGCCATGGCCTGCGGGCCCTCCACGTTGTTCTTGGCGCGGCTTATCGTCGCGAGCACCGCCGTCGGCGAATACTTCTTGTCGTTAAGGTTCAGTTCTTTGAGGCACGCCTTGACCGCGGTCAGCTGGTCGTCGGTGTCCAGTATGGTGAAATTGCGTTGCCCGCCTATCTTGTCATAGTCCCTCCGCAGTATCCTCACGCACGCGGAGTGGAAAGTGGAGACCCAGATGTCGCGCCCCAGGTCACCGAGAAGGCCCCTTACCCTCGCCTTCATTTCGCCGGCGGCCTTGTTGGTGAAGGTAATGGCGAGTATGCGGCCCGGGTCCACGCCCTTCGAGACGAGATACGCGAAGCGGTGTGTGAGCACCCGGGTCTTTCCGCTGCCTGCGCCTGCGAGTACCAGCACAGGGCCGCCGAGATAGGCGGCGGCCTCCTTCTGCTGAGGGTTCAATCCATCGAGGATCATGCGGGCATCCTTTCGCCGTGGTCTACAGGGTGATTATACCACAGGGGCCGCCCGCACCCGCAGTCTTTGAAAATCCGTTGTCAACCGGAAGTAATTGCAGGAATTTGCATCTTGGCTGTAATACAAATCTTGCGTGATGCCTGGATGAGACGCTTATGGTCGTTGCTCGTTCTGGTCCTGATGTTGGCCTGCACCTTCACTTCATTGGCTCTGGCGGAGCCACAAAGGCCAATATCCGTTCTGGTTGACGGGTTGCCGGTTACATTCGACGTTCAGCCGTTCATTCAGAACGGTCGCACCCTGGTGCCGTTCCGCGCCATAGCGGAAGCGTTGAACGTCAAAGTCACCTGGGACGGCAAGACTCGGATTGTGAGTGCGACGGACGGCAAAACCGCTGTCCGCCTCCAAATCGGCAATAAGACTGCCTACCGCAATGACGCTCCCGTTCCCCTGGACGTGCCACCGGTGATTCTCGGAGAAAGGATGCTGATCCCGGTGCGGTTCTTCGCCGAAGCGTTCGCCTGTAACGTGGATTGGGATGCTCCCGCCGGCGTAGTGAGGATCGTCTCTCCCCCAAAAGAGATAACGGTGGTGGGCTTCTACGCCCTGGGTGACAGCGACACCAGCAGCTGGGCAAACCTGTTCGGCCGGCCATACCCGGAGACGGACACCGGAAACACTGACGTCATCAGCGAAATCGCGTTGGGATGGTATAGCCTCGATAAAGACGGCGTTCTCCTCACGCGAAGCAGGACCGGCTGGCAGCGTCCGGACGGGTGGGAGGACGTGCTTCGGGCCGCCGGGAAGTTCAACCTGGAGACGGAGATGGTAGTCCACGTCACGGACGGGGACGGGACCGTTTCTTCCCTGCTTGCCAGCGAGGCCGCCATGACCGGGGCGGTCCGGGCCATAACGCAAGAGGCGAAGAGATACGACGGGATCAACCTTGATTTCGAGGGCCTGGGTTATCAGGACACCGGTGAACCACTGGGACTGGTGCAGCGCGAGTTCACGGCTTTCGTTCGCCTCCTGTCCGAGCAGGCAAGAGCCTCCGGTCTTGGCCTTACTCTCACGCTGCACGCTCCGAACAGCGCCTATAAAGGCTATGACTACAAAGCGTTGGGAGATCGCGCCGACAGGATTGTCGTCATGGCCTACGACTACGGCTCGAAGCCGGAACCGGTCAGTCTCGTCGCGCAGGCAATGGAAATGGCGAAGGCGCTCGTCCCGCCAGAGAAGCTGGTGCTGGGGATTTCCGCGCCCGCTGAGACGGCTGAGAGCATACCGGCCAAGGTCGGCATTGTCAAGCGTTACGGCCTCGGCGGCATCGCCTTGTGGAGGCTGGGTGTGATCACCGACGGTATGTGGAAAGCGCTGAGAGACACCGTGCGAGCAAGAAGGGTGGCCTCGCCGGAGTGACGGTACGAATCCCCCCACCACGTTCCTGACGACTTCGAGTTCCTTCACACCATTCAGGTTTCCCCGCGGAGCACATCCCTGGTCACTGTCGCAGACATATCGGAAGTGGACATTCTGATTGTGGACGACGGCATTGCAGCGGAACAGAAGCGGGCGTTCGAGGAGTCGGGGATCCAGGTGCTTGTAGCCGGAGAATAACAGTTCCCCGTGACTACCCAGGGAGCCGCCTGCGTCATTGTGGGCCGGAGCCCCCAAGCCCCGTCAGAGTTACCCGTTCTGGGAAAAGATCTTGAGGAACGCCTGCACCACGTCCGGGTCGAACTGGGAGCCCGCGCCCGCGCTGATCTCCTTGAGGGCCGCCTCGTGGCTGACCGGCTCCTTATACCTTCTCCCGTGTGTCATCGTGTCGTAAGCGTCGGCAACAGCGATGATCCGGGATATTAGCGGAATCTCCTCCCCCCGGAACCCCTGGGGGTAGCCGGTGCCATCCCACCGTTCATGGTGGCTCAGGATTGCCTCGGCAATCGGGGCCATTTCCGGCGAGGACGTGGCGATACGGTAGCCGATCTCCGGATGCTTCTTCACTATCTCCCATTCCTCCTTCGACAGGGTCGCAGGCTTGAGAAGGATGTTATCAGGTATCGCTATCTTACCTATGTCGTGAAGGGCAGCCAGCAGTGCCAGCTCGTCCAGTTTGCTGTCTGACAGACCGACGGCCCGACCAATGTCCAGGGCCGTCTTCAGGAGGCGCTTGGCGTGCTCCTCGGTTTCGTGACTCTTTTCCCTCAGGGTCTTTTGCAGGGAGAGGATTATGAAGCTGCGCGTACTCTTGTTCTCCAGCAGTTTGTTCCGGTACATGCGGTCTTCGGCTTCTTTAAACAGCTTCCAGATATCGTCGCCGGGTTGTTCCTTCGTCACCGCCCCCAAGGCTATGCTGAGCTGGACCGGATCGCTGTGGGATTCGAGGCACGCCTGCCTGATACGTTCGCATACCTCCATTGCGCCCTTCTGGGTGGTCTTGGGCAGGACGATTACGAATTCATCGCCGCCCCACCGTGCCACGACATCATCTTTCCGGCATGAACTCCTGAGTATCCGAGCCATCTCGACCAGGTACCTGTCGCCTTCATGGTGGCCGAGCGCGTCGTTTATCAGCTTGAGACCGTTCACGTCACCCATGATGATGCTGATGGGTAACCGCCTTTCCCGGCTGGGCCGCGCAAGTTCATCCTCGAGATACGCCCTGTTGTAAAGGCCCGTGAGCCTATCGTGATAGCTCAGGTACTTGACCTGCTCCTCGGCCCGTTTCCGCTCGGTAATATCCCGGAAGATGCCGAACGTGCCGATCAGCTTCTTGTGGCTGTCGAACCTGGGAGCGCCCGTGAGGATCAGGACTCTCTTCTCGCCACCCGGACGGGTTATCTCGATTTCATATGTGGTCTTGAGCCCGAGCTGTCGCAGCTCCACGTTCTTCAAGAGTGTCTGAAGGCTCTCGCTGTCGATGAATTCCCTGAGGCTCCGCCCGACCAGCCTGCCGTGGTCGAGGCCGAAAATCTCGTGCGCGGCCGGGTTCGCGAAGGTAAACCGCTCCTCCAGGTCGAAAATGCCGATACCTTCGTCCTGGTTCTCGACCAGCATCCTGTACCTCTCTTCGCTCTCCCTGAGCGCGTTCTCCCCGTGTTTTCGCTGGATGTGCGCGGCGAGTATTTCGGATACCGTCCTGAGGAGCTGGGCATCCTCATCAGACCATTCCCTCGGCCCGCGCATATGGTCGAACCCGAGGAGCCCCAACAGCTCCCCCGCGCAAAAGATGGGGACCTCGAGTACCGAACGTACGCCCTGCGCTTCCAGTACCTTCCGTTGCCCGGCTGCCTCGTCCGGCAGATTCGCTGTGTCGGATACGATGATGGTCTCGTTATTCAGCAGCCTGCCTATCCACCATGGAATACGGGGGGACTCTGTCCACTGGATGCTGTCGACCTGTGGTTCCACCCCCGGCGCAAGCCATTCAAACGTCTTGTCCAGCCTCTCCCTGGATTCCCTGAACTGGAAAACGTAGGCCCTGTCCGCGTCGACGACTCTTCCCAGGACAGCCAGTACAGCGTTCAGGTCCCCCGTGTCCGCCGACACCAGTATGGCGGCTACCTGCGCGACAGCCTCTTCGAGGGCGAGCCGGTGTTTCAGTTCCTTCTCGGTGCGTTTGCGTTCGGTAATATCCCTGCTGGCGATTATTGTGCCGCTCAAGCCCCCATCGTCTAGGAGCGGACTGCTCACCGACTCAAGCCACACGTAGTGGCCCCCGGCATGCCTGCACCGGAACTCCACCCGCTGCGGCAGGCCGGCTCCGGCGATTTCCTGCATTGCAGCCGACAGGCAGCCCCTGTCGTCGGGATGAGCCAGATCCAAGACGGCCGTTCCGGTGATTTCTTCCGGGCTATGGCCGAGAACCGTCAGGTGCGAGGCGCTGGCGTACTGGACGATGCCGTTCTCGTCTACCTGACAGAGGAGGTCCAGCATATTGTCGTTGATGCGCCTGAGCCGGGCCTCACTCTCTCTCAGCCCGCGCTGGGAGATCTCGACGGCCTCGAGCATCCGGTTGATCTCCCGGCCGAGGTTCGACAGATCGTCCTCTCCTCTTACAGCCAACCGGGCTGAAAGATCACCTGTGGTGCGAACGCGGTTGACCCCCGAAACGAGGCGGGCCAGAGGCGACAGTACCATCTTCTCCATGGCCAGGACGATCAGGGCCCCGAGAAACAGACTGACCAGGATTGCGAATGCCTCCAGGCGCCACAGGTTCTCACGCGCCTGGTTGTATATCGCCCTGGGAAGATCCACGCGTACGACGAAGCAAGGAGCCCCGTATATATCCTCGACAATTGCATACCCCCTGGCGTCTTCAGTCCCCGCGTACTGTACGTGGATCCCCTTCGTACCCGATGTCGAGCCGCCGGCGGCGCGCAGATCGCCGGGTAAGCCTGGGTCATCCAGACTCAAGATAGAGACTGGCAGGCGGACCGATCCCGCAAGCCGTTCGACCGCAGGCGTG from Bacillota bacterium includes:
- a CDS encoding copper amine oxidase, whose protein sequence is MRRLWSLLVLVLMLACTFTSLALAEPQRPISVLVDGLPVTFDVQPFIQNGRTLVPFRAIAEALNVKVTWDGKTRIVSATDGKTAVRLQIGNKTAYRNDAPVPLDVPPVILGERMLIPVRFFAEAFACNVDWDAPAGVVRIVSPPKEITVVGFYALGDSDTSSWANLFGRPYPETDTGNTDVISEIALGWYSLDKDGVLLTRSRTGWQRPDGWEDVLRAAGKFNLETEMVVHVTDGDGTVSSLLASEAAMTGAVRAITQEAKRYDGINLDFEGLGYQDTGEPLGLVQREFTAFVRLLSEQARASGLGLTLTLHAPNSAYKGYDYKALGDRADRIVVMAYDYGSKPEPVSLVAQAMEMAKALVPPEKLVLGISAPAETAESIPAKVGIVKRYGLGGIALWRLGVITDGMWKALRDTVRARRVASPE
- a CDS encoding UvrD-helicase domain-containing protein, whose translation is MILDGLNPQQKEAAAYLGGPVLVLAGAGSGKTRVLTHRFAYLVSKGVDPGRILAITFTNKAAGEMKARVRGLLGDLGRDIWVSTFHSACVRILRRDYDKIGGQRNFTILDTDDQLTAVKACLKELNLNDKKYSPTAVLATISRAKNNVEGPQAMAAGARGFFEERVAEVYRRYQKKLRDNNALDFDDLLLETLRLFRERPDVLEFYRIKFQHILVDEYQDTNRAQYELVRVLAGDQRNVFVVGDDDQGIYKFRGADIRNILEFERDYPDAKVVKLEQNYRSTQNILDAAWNIIRNNMSRKEKRLWTENGQGQRMIYYRAPDQHGEATFVTEEIARLRKLFGLPYSSFAVLYRTHAQSRAFEEVFMTSNVPYNLVGGLRFYERREIKDVMAYLKLLRNPHDSISLSRAAGVPKRGLGESTMDKIMAYARREGISPLDAMGRADQIEGVRGAGAKAATGFHALMTAFAEHTGLFRLVEDVLERTGYLAALEVEGTIEAMTRVENLKELLNVAREFEIANPENTLDLFLESVSLMSDVDTYEEGKDSVALMTLHTAKGLEFPVVFLSGMEEGLFPHSRSIGDQDELEEERRLCYVGMTRAKELLYLTGARDRMMYGEYMPSIESRFLKEIPAALYVRAGD
- a CDS encoding PAS domain S-box protein — protein: MRLRKRTLIIIGMTTVLLLAILHMYTQSTLRANISALETLETRRNVDVALNALRESVAHLDTTCADWAIWDDTYSFVEDLNDDYIQSNLTRSTFTNLKINLMLFVNPAGKVVFGKSFDLRTGTELPVLRMAEHLSTEGPLLRHRSTDSRLGGFLLLPEGPMVVASRPILNSQSEGPIRGALIMGFFLDTPAVERLAGSVRLPVSILSLDDPGLPGDLRAAGGSTSGTKGIHVQYAGTEDARGYAIVEDIYGAPCFVVRVDLPRAIYNQARENLWRLEAFAILVSLFLGALIVLAMEKMVLSPLARLVSGVNRVRTTGDLSARLAVRGEDDLSNLGREINRMLEAVEISQRGLRESEARLRRINDNMLDLLCQVDENGIVQYASASHLTVLGHSPEEITGTAVLDLAHPDDRGCLSAAMQEIAGAGLPQRVEFRCRHAGGHYVWLESVSSPLLDDGGLSGTIIASRDITERKRTEKELKHRLALEEAVAQVAAILVSADTGDLNAVLAVLGRVVDADRAYVFQFRESRERLDKTFEWLAPGVEPQVDSIQWTESPRIPWWIGRLLNNETIIVSDTANLPDEAAGQRKVLEAQGVRSVLEVPIFCAGELLGLLGFDHMRGPREWSDEDAQLLRTVSEILAAHIQRKHGENALRESEERYRMLVENQDEGIGIFDLEERFTFANPAAHEIFGLDHGRLVGRSLREFIDSESLQTLLKNVELRQLGLKTTYEIEITRPGGEKRVLILTGAPRFDSHKKLIGTFGIFRDITERKRAEEQVKYLSYHDRLTGLYNRAYLEDELARPSRERRLPISIIMGDVNGLKLINDALGHHEGDRYLVEMARILRSSCRKDDVVARWGGDEFVIVLPKTTQKGAMEVCERIRQACLESHSDPVQLSIALGAVTKEQPGDDIWKLFKEAEDRMYRNKLLENKSTRSFIILSLQKTLREKSHETEEHAKRLLKTALDIGRAVGLSDSKLDELALLAALHDIGKIAIPDNILLKPATLSKEEWEIVKKHPEIGYRIATSSPEMAPIAEAILSHHERWDGTGYPQGFRGEEIPLISRIIAVADAYDTMTHGRRYKEPVSHEAALKEISAGAGSQFDPDVVQAFLKIFSQNG